TGCAAACCGATTATCTACTTGAAATTCGCAGGGGTTTTGCTAAAGGAAGGAGGCAAGCTAGTAATGATTCTATATCTCTTTCTTGTTGTTTCTCAAATTTACTAGTAATATTTAGTGCATATTCTGATTGTTGTTGAATGTGTTTACATTTCTAGCCCAATAAGCTAATTGCTCACTAAATTAGAGCACCCTAGTTGTCTGTGATCGCTTGATGATAGGTTTAATAAGTTTGTTTGTATATGAAAATATGTTAGAATACAATACAGTTACTCAGATGCTTGGGCACAGCTTTAACTCCCATGGATATCATGTCCTCCCTCCGTCCCATTTTATGTGGCCTTATTTGAttggacacggagtttaagaaagaaaaaaaaaaagatttttgaaacttgttATCTAAAACAAGTCATAGACATTTGTGTGACACTGTGACTATTAAATCAATCTCATTAAGGTTAAAGTAGAAAcaataagttaaattatttttaaatatagaaatgtgtcattttttTCTGAGAAAGTCTAAAAGGTAAAGTTTACCACATAAATTGGGCTGTGGGAGTATGAGTTTTCTCTCCTTTAGTTTTGTTACTTGTTCACATCAATGAATTCTTAATTTCATCAACAAAAAAGAAACTTTTGCTTACTGAAGTGCATTAGTTGATCATTCGAGACAAAAGGTTTCTAGAGTTTGTTCAATACAATACAAATACATAAAAATGGTGTCTTTAAGTTTCTTGTTTTGACGCGATAGTTTTATCTTTGAAGTTTCTGACTCTTTCAATATGTTGTCCTCCACGACAAATTTTtaggggaggaggtagatgacgaTGATTATGGAAATCCAGCGGCTGCTGTAAATATAGGTCCTAGCATCAAAGCTGCTGCAGTCTCACAGATGGAGGCAGCAATTGATGCATTGTCGCGAGAATTGGCCAAGTTGCGAACGGGCAGAGCATCGGCTGGTACATGAACTCAATTTCTGTTGTaaacaacataacttgtttggcCTTGGACTTGGACTCACTCGTTTAGTTTACTGGAATCACAGGGATTCTCGATCATATCATTGTTGAATCAGGAGGTGTTAAAACACCCCTTTGCAGGATGGCTGTCATTTCAGTGCTTGACCCAAAAACCTTGTCGGTGACTCCTTATGATCCAAATGtaatattatatgcaaactcataACCATAATCTGTCTAGGTTTCTATATTTGCTCGATACATAATCAAAGCTTGATTTATGGAGCCATTCTGATGTAAATTTATTCTGATTGCATTGAGGTTGCAAACTGAACCATATTTTACATAAACATGAACCATGATCGACTCTTTTTTGCAGACCGTCAAAGAATTGGACAAAGCCATTGTTTCATCTCCATTGGGGTTAAATCCTCAAGTGGACAACCAGAGGTTAATTGTGCCAATTCCTCCGTAAGTATCCATCTGAAAGAGTAATTTAGTCTCTCCTGTTTCTGGGGTCCACCTATTAGATTGGCTAAATGTTAAAAATAGAAACAAAAAGTTGATTTAATCTGGACTTGATAGTCTTTTTGGGAAGAGATTTGAAACCTCACAATTTACAAAGTGGACGGATCTTCCTCTTACTATAACTTTCATGTTGCCAGTATTTACATGTAGAATGGCTTGAATTACATTATATTAATGTAGACAAAACATCATTATTACACTTTTTCAAGACAAACATTCTTGCTAGGGAATATAACTACTTCAGGCAATTCCTTATCAAAATAACTACTTCAGGCAATTAAGTGTTGTGATTCTTTGCTATTTGCATCAGCAACATTTTGGGATATTTGATTGGGGAACTTACATATTTGACCACTCGGTCAAAGATATTTACATTTGCTAGAAAATATAGATAATTTATACACTAATTATACACAATATATACATTTGCCGGCTATTTTTTTGAGTGGACggctatttaagttaatttcTCTATTTGATTTGCAATGGAAACTTTATGTCCCGTTAGATTTCCAATGCTTTTGACTCAGCCTTTCTTCTTTTCTTGGCAATCCGTGCAACAAGCAGGTTGACTAAGGAGCATGTGCAGGTGATCCTTGTCAATTTTCAGTTCTTTTTAATATGTTTCCTGGGCTGATAATATTATCCTCTTTACCAGGCTGTATGCAAGGTGGTTGCGAAATCATCTGAAGATGTTAAGCAAAGTGTAAGACGAGCGCGGCAGAAGGTACACCATTGAGCAAACACCTTTGTACTTTctccttttcctcttcttttttttttataagttTTCCTTTTCCACTTCACTTGCTTAAAGTTCTCCTTCCCTTTTTACATCCATAAAGCAAGGCCATAAAAAAAATGTAGCCTTTATAGGAAGTAAAATACCCATTTCATCATATTGAAATATAAAAGCCCAAAATGTAAGGAATAAGGGAACAAAAGACAATAGAAATTCAGAAGCACTGGAAGAAAGGATAAGATGATTGGGCAATGGATGGGATCACACCCGTATCATCCGAAGGATAAAATGACTGAAGATACCTAAGGAGGGCAAAGGAGAGAGAACCGGTAAATATGTTTTAAGGGTTTTAGGGGAATTAGTGCTGTCGAAAACCAACATATGATGAGATAATAAGAAAGTAGTTGCACGTATATTATATGAAGTCAATAGGAATGGGCTTCTTACTGATTGAGATTGACCAGAATATGGTTCAAGCCAAcgcaaacaacaacaacaaacccagtgaatTCTCACAAGTGGATGGTTCAAGCCAGCTCAAGTTGATTAAAAGCTGTGAAGAGAGTCATGCCCTAGCTACTCATGATCTGCACCAAATTCTGTGTAACCCTAACCGTGAGTTTGTTTGTTTGAATGGTGTAGTACAGACTTACAGTAAACACTAGAAAATTGCATTTGGCTATTACTAAAGTCCTTGATACATGATGGCGCTAAACTCTCATAAGAATTTAGTTAAGTAGTGATAATCTTCGAATAGAGGGACATGTTGCAcactttttaattatttatgtccTTTTGTCTTCCACGAGCATAAACGGTCCAAATTGGACGAAATGGATATTGGTGATTCATATAGCTGACTCCAACTTGTTTTTGATTGAAGTGTAGTTGTAGTAATAGTTGTCTCTAAAGATCCACTAAATTGATTGTAAGTAATAAGGAGCCAACAATTGGATTTCTCTTACTTGGTCCAAAAAGAATCAAAATTTACAAGTGATAATGAACCAAAACTTGAAGTTTTTATGGATAGGGAGAACTAGATCCAACAATTGGATTTCTTActcatcacaaaaaaaaaaaagattgagTTGCAAGAAGCCAACAATTGGTGTTCTCTtatcaaaatatatatacaacttTGAGTTGTGGGAAATGGATGGAATGGGAGTCAAAGAAAAGTTTATGCATGAAGGTTGTGTATCTGGAGTATCCAAATGAAGTTGGAGGTGTGTTGAACTTTGGTTATTGCTGGGTAACAAAGACATGAGTGCTGCAATTGTATAGAAGATTGACTTTCTGTTCTGGGTATGCTGAAGTGATTGGTGCGGAGAGTTCGgaaattaaatgaataataaatatAAGTGCTTAGAGGGGTTATATTTATATGTACCCAAATTCTGGTAGTATTTGGTTGCAGCTGTGTATACAGAAAGGTTCTTTAGAGGAATAAGAGAGAAGGGCTATTGTCCTTGCGACATTTCTATTATTTTCGTTAGAGAAATGGGGACGAAAATAAAGTATCTAAGAGAGAAAAAACTGGGAAGTTCAAACTAGGGGAATGCTAAAAGAATAATTACTCAATTCATTAACCTTCAATTCAGTTTGGCCACTTAGAAGAGGTTTCTGTAATTTTCAGGGAT
This sequence is a window from Nicotiana tomentosiformis chromosome 5, ASM39032v3, whole genome shotgun sequence. Protein-coding genes within it:
- the LOC104096211 gene encoding uncharacterized protein, producing the protein MAISIRRALASYRSISGALRATNFTADRFSSLVGSNSSPFPHSVTTETIPCSLQTDYLLEIRRGFAKGRRQAREEVDDDDYGNPAAAVNIGPSIKAAAVSQMEAAIDALSRELAKLRTGRASAGILDHIIVESGGVKTPLCRMAVISVLDPKTLSVTPYDPNTVKELDKAIVSSPLGLNPQVDNQRLIVPIPPLTKEHVQAVCKVVAKSSEDVKQSVRRARQKALDTIKKSLPKKKDKAASAFSEDDAKRLEKEIDDLTKKFIKSAEDMCKSKEKEITSS